A single genomic interval of Neisseria leonii harbors:
- a CDS encoding Rrf2 family transcriptional regulator, whose product MRLTTKGRFAVTAMLDLTLHCGSGAVRLNDISTRQHISLSYLEQLFAKLRRAGLVESIRGPGGGYVLAQAADQINIAQIIAAAEDKLDATQCTGRADCHNGTPCLTHNIWESLNHTIDNHLRAITLAGALKANRENHTHVVRFPHIN is encoded by the coding sequence ATGAGACTCACCACCAAAGGCCGTTTCGCCGTTACCGCCATGCTCGATCTGACCCTGCACTGCGGCAGCGGCGCGGTGCGGCTCAACGACATCAGCACACGGCAGCATATTTCGCTCTCCTATCTGGAACAGCTCTTTGCCAAACTGCGCCGTGCAGGCTTGGTCGAAAGCATACGCGGCCCCGGCGGCGGCTATGTCCTCGCACAGGCGGCCGACCAAATCAACATTGCCCAAATCATCGCCGCCGCCGAAGACAAACTCGATGCCACCCAATGCACCGGCCGTGCCGACTGCCACAACGGCACTCCCTGCCTGACCCACAACATCTGGGAAAGCCTCAACCACACCATAGACAACCACCTGCGCGCCATCACACTGGCCGGCGCATTGAAAGCCAACCGGGAAAACCATACCCACGTTGTCCGCTTTCCCCACATCAACTAA
- a CDS encoding IscS subfamily cysteine desulfurase has protein sequence MTTTPIYLDYAATTPVDKRVAEKMIPYLTEQFGNPASNSHSFGWTAEEAVENARAEIARLIHADAKEIVFTSGATESNNLAIKGAANFYKTKGRHLITVKTEHKAVLDTMRELERQGFEVTYLDVQENGLIDLDVLKNAIRDDTVLVSVMWVNNEIGVIQDIPAIGEICRERKIIFHVDAAQACGKTPIDVETAKVDLLSMSAHKIYGPKGIGALYVRRKPRVRLEAQMHGGGHERGFRSGTLPTHQIVGMGEAFRLAREELEQDRAHALKLRDIFLKGIEGIEEVYINGDLEQRVPTNLNVSFNFVEGESLIMAVKELAVSSGSACTSASLEPSYVLRALGRNDELAHSSLRITFGRMTTEEEVKFAAELIKAKIGKLRDLSPLWEMFKDGIDLSTVEWAEH, from the coding sequence ATGACCACCACACCCATCTACCTCGACTACGCCGCCACCACACCGGTCGACAAACGCGTTGCCGAAAAAATGATTCCCTATTTAACCGAACAATTCGGCAACCCCGCCTCCAACAGCCACAGTTTCGGTTGGACGGCTGAGGAAGCCGTCGAAAACGCCCGCGCCGAAATCGCCAGACTGATTCACGCCGACGCCAAAGAAATCGTGTTCACCAGCGGTGCCACCGAATCCAACAACCTCGCCATCAAAGGCGCGGCCAACTTCTACAAAACCAAAGGCAGACACCTCATCACCGTTAAAACCGAACACAAAGCCGTACTCGACACCATGCGCGAACTCGAACGCCAAGGCTTCGAAGTCACCTATCTCGACGTACAGGAAAACGGCCTGATTGATTTGGACGTACTCAAAAACGCCATCCGCGACGATACCGTTCTGGTATCCGTGATGTGGGTAAACAACGAAATCGGCGTCATTCAAGACATTCCCGCCATCGGCGAAATCTGCCGCGAACGCAAAATCATTTTCCATGTCGATGCCGCCCAAGCCTGCGGCAAAACCCCGATTGACGTGGAAACGGCCAAAGTCGATCTGCTGTCCATGTCCGCACACAAAATCTACGGCCCCAAAGGCATCGGCGCGCTGTATGTGCGCCGCAAACCACGCGTGCGCCTCGAAGCGCAAATGCACGGCGGCGGGCATGAGCGCGGCTTCCGTTCCGGCACCCTGCCCACCCACCAAATTGTCGGCATGGGCGAAGCCTTCCGCCTGGCACGCGAAGAATTGGAACAGGACCGCGCCCACGCCCTCAAACTGCGCGACATCTTCCTGAAAGGCATCGAAGGCATCGAAGAAGTCTATATCAACGGCGATTTGGAACAGCGCGTGCCCACCAATCTCAACGTCAGCTTCAATTTCGTCGAAGGCGAAAGCCTGATTATGGCCGTGAAAGAACTCGCCGTATCCAGCGGCTCCGCCTGCACCTCCGCCAGCCTGGAACCCAGCTACGTCCTGCGCGCCCTCGGCCGCAACGACGAGCTCGCCCACTCCTCCCTGCGCATCACCTTCGGCCGCATGACCACCGAAGAAGAAGTGAAATTCGCGGCGGAATTGATCAAGGCGAAAATCGGCAAACTGCGCGACCTGTCGCCTTTGTGGGAAATGTTTAAAGACGGTATTGATTTAAGTACAGTCGAATGGGCAGAACATTAA
- a CDS encoding antitoxin — MQTAKLFQNGRSQAVRLPAAFRFSGDEVYIRRDDTTGDVILSQRPNDWQGFIAVASELTEHDTIERDASAQQRDPFADWLE, encoded by the coding sequence ATGCAAACCGCCAAACTATTCCAAAACGGCCGCAGCCAAGCCGTGCGGCTGCCTGCTGCGTTCCGTTTTTCGGGTGATGAAGTGTATATCCGCCGCGATGACACCACAGGCGATGTGATTTTGTCGCAACGCCCGAACGACTGGCAGGGCTTTATTGCTGTCGCATCCGAACTGACCGAACACGATACCATCGAACGCGATGCCTCCGCACAGCAACGTGACCCGTTTGCAGACTGGCTGGAATAA